The following proteins are encoded in a genomic region of Pseudodesulfovibrio mercurii:
- the dnaA gene encoding chromosomal replication initiator protein DnaA, giving the protein MLDTAWKQILFSLEKSLNPGLFTVWIKPLQGRVDGNRLTLTAPNEFVANWVRDRLLQVIRESAAEVLGAEPRITINIGAREPAAKAAAPVGKKQAVAAPAPRHMGLPLGQTLKPVTVSNWRFSFDDFVVGPSNELACAASKSIGSSAFNSDHLFLSSGPGLGKTHLLQSVGNELCRTANRKHLKVACLSSEEFATRWVLAFKSGQVDQFKAQFRQGIDVLLLEDVHFFQGKEKMQEELLCTLTALRERGCKVVLTSSFMPKEFSKVDDRLVSRFCSGFLAHINRPDMETRRRIILDKARRMQVAVPGEVSELLAERITTDIRQLESCLNNLILKARLLNRDVTMNLAWEVLENYAVQNASPDFAHIIQFICKCYELSEEELRSKSRKRDVVLARNTAFYLARKHTELSLKSIGERLGRKHSTVLKGITKVEREISLQTPLGRQIENTTQRLTP; this is encoded by the coding sequence AGAGCCTCAACCCTGGTCTCTTCACTGTCTGGATCAAGCCCCTGCAAGGTCGCGTGGACGGTAACCGCCTGACCCTGACCGCGCCCAACGAGTTCGTGGCCAACTGGGTCCGCGACCGTCTGCTCCAGGTAATCCGCGAGTCCGCCGCCGAAGTCCTCGGCGCGGAGCCCCGCATCACCATCAACATCGGCGCGCGCGAACCGGCCGCAAAGGCGGCTGCCCCCGTGGGCAAAAAACAGGCCGTCGCGGCCCCGGCCCCGAGGCACATGGGATTGCCCCTGGGCCAGACCCTCAAGCCCGTGACGGTCTCCAACTGGCGGTTCTCCTTCGACGATTTCGTCGTCGGACCGTCCAACGAACTGGCCTGCGCGGCCAGCAAGTCCATCGGCTCCTCGGCCTTCAACTCCGACCACCTGTTCCTCAGCTCCGGACCGGGCCTGGGCAAGACCCACCTGCTCCAGTCCGTGGGCAACGAACTGTGCCGGACCGCCAACCGCAAGCACCTCAAGGTCGCCTGCCTGTCCTCCGAAGAGTTCGCCACCCGCTGGGTCCTGGCCTTCAAATCCGGACAGGTGGACCAGTTCAAGGCCCAGTTCCGCCAGGGCATCGATGTCCTGCTCCTCGAAGACGTCCACTTCTTCCAGGGCAAGGAAAAAATGCAGGAGGAACTGCTCTGCACCCTGACCGCCCTGCGCGAACGCGGCTGCAAGGTCGTCCTGACCAGCTCCTTCATGCCCAAGGAATTTTCCAAGGTCGATGACCGGCTCGTCTCCCGCTTCTGCTCCGGCTTCCTGGCCCACATCAACCGTCCGGACATGGAGACCCGCCGCCGCATCATCCTCGACAAGGCCCGGCGCATGCAAGTCGCCGTGCCCGGCGAGGTCTCCGAACTCCTGGCCGAACGGATCACCACCGATATCCGCCAGCTCGAAAGCTGCCTGAACAACCTGATCCTCAAGGCCCGCCTGCTCAACCGCGACGTGACCATGAACCTGGCCTGGGAAGTGCTCGAAAACTACGCCGTCCAGAACGCCTCCCCGGACTTCGCCCATATCATCCAGTTCATCTGCAAATGCTACGAGCTGTCCGAAGAGGAGTTGCGCTCCAAAAGCCGCAAGCGCGACGTGGTCCTGGCCCGCAACACCGCCTTTTACCTGGCCCGAAAACATACCGAACTGTCCCTCAAATCCATTGGTGAACGACTCGGACGAAAACACTCCACCGTGCTCAAAGGCATCACCAAGGTCGAACGGGAAATCTCCCTCCAGACCCCCCTGGGACGACAGATCGAAAATACCACCCAACGGCTTACACCCTAA
- a CDS encoding arsenate reductase ArsC produces the protein MDPIRVLFVCRHNSGRSQMAEAFLQRLGRGRFEARSAGTEPTAVDPLVREVMREADFDFRNNVATNVRDLLRDTPPYHYVITTSGPDVLRDMPPLAGRTVHINWAFPDPEYVTGSTEDQLAAARAIRDDIRTQVIRFLHDQE, from the coding sequence ATGGACCCCATACGCGTACTCTTCGTCTGCCGACACAACAGCGGCCGCAGCCAGATGGCCGAAGCCTTCCTGCAACGCCTCGGCCGGGGCCGGTTCGAGGCCCGCAGCGCCGGGACCGAACCCACCGCCGTGGACCCCCTGGTCAGGGAGGTCATGCGCGAGGCCGACTTCGACTTCCGCAACAATGTCGCCACCAATGTCCGCGACCTGCTCCGAGACACCCCGCCCTACCACTACGTCATCACCACCTCCGGCCCGGACGTGCTCCGGGACATGCCGCCCCTGGCCGGCCGGACCGTACACATCAACTGGGCCTTCCCCGACCCCGAATACGTCACCGGCTCCACCGAAGACCAACTCGCCGCCGCCCGCGCCATCCGCGACGACATCCGCACCCAGGTCATCCGCTTCCTACACGACCAGGAGTAG
- a CDS encoding hydantoinase B/oxoprolinase family protein, which yields MQTHPVLLEVFKNRFSSIAEEMGVTLTNTAFSPNIKERRDLSCAVFDEHGDMIAQAAHIPVHLGSMPLSVKSAMAAMTDNGGFAPGDMVMLNDPFKGGTHLPDITIVAPVFAPGTDHPVFFVANRAHHADVGGMASGSMPLSTSLFQEGLIIPPVRIVRNGEVDRELMRLILNNVRTPLEREGDFSAQFMANVTGVRRMTECIEKYGLPTCAHYARALMDYSERITRQAVAAIPDGTYRFEDVLEDDGQGARDIAIRLTMTVEGDHARLDFSASDDQVRGGVNAVRAITLSAVLYVFRALAARDIPANAGCMRPLDVITRPGSVVDAEFPAAVAGGNVETSQRLVDVLLGALARALPESMPAASQGTMNNLTIGGQTASGPFAYYETLAGGMGASPDRDGESAVHSHMTNTLNTPVEALEYAYPFRVREYAILRGTGGRGRHHGGDGLVREIELLADAEVTVLSERRTRAPFGVHGGEPGAPGRNMVVSGNQTRLEPGKFHRALRAGDRVRMETPGGGGFGEPDPD from the coding sequence ATGCAGACCCATCCCGTCCTCCTCGAAGTCTTCAAGAACCGCTTCTCCTCCATCGCCGAGGAGATGGGCGTCACCCTGACCAACACCGCGTTCTCGCCCAACATCAAGGAACGCCGCGACCTGTCCTGCGCGGTCTTCGACGAACACGGCGACATGATCGCCCAGGCCGCGCACATCCCGGTGCACCTCGGCTCCATGCCCCTGTCCGTGAAGTCCGCCATGGCCGCCATGACCGATAACGGCGGCTTCGCCCCCGGCGACATGGTCATGCTCAACGACCCGTTCAAGGGCGGCACCCACCTGCCGGACATCACCATCGTGGCCCCGGTCTTCGCCCCCGGCACGGACCACCCGGTCTTTTTCGTGGCCAACCGCGCCCACCACGCCGACGTGGGCGGCATGGCCTCCGGGTCCATGCCCCTGTCCACCTCCCTGTTCCAGGAGGGGCTGATCATCCCGCCCGTGCGCATCGTGCGCAATGGCGAGGTGGACCGCGAACTCATGCGGCTCATCCTGAACAACGTGCGCACCCCCCTGGAGCGCGAGGGCGACTTCTCGGCCCAGTTCATGGCCAACGTCACCGGGGTCCGGCGCATGACCGAATGCATTGAAAAATACGGCCTCCCGACCTGCGCCCACTACGCCCGCGCGCTCATGGACTACTCCGAGCGCATCACCCGACAGGCCGTGGCCGCCATACCTGACGGGACCTACCGGTTCGAGGACGTCCTCGAGGACGACGGCCAGGGAGCCCGCGACATCGCCATTCGGCTGACCATGACCGTGGAAGGCGACCACGCCCGCCTCGACTTCTCGGCCAGCGACGACCAGGTGCGCGGCGGGGTCAACGCGGTCCGGGCCATCACCCTGTCCGCCGTGCTCTACGTCTTCCGCGCCCTGGCCGCGCGGGACATCCCGGCCAACGCGGGCTGCATGCGCCCCCTGGACGTGATCACCCGCCCCGGCTCGGTGGTGGACGCCGAGTTCCCGGCCGCCGTGGCCGGAGGCAACGTGGAGACCTCCCAGCGGCTGGTGGACGTGCTCCTCGGCGCGCTGGCCCGGGCCCTGCCCGAGTCCATGCCCGCCGCTTCCCAGGGGACCATGAACAACCTGACCATCGGCGGTCAAACCGCTTCCGGCCCCTTCGCCTACTACGAGACCCTGGCGGGCGGCATGGGCGCGTCCCCGGACCGGGACGGCGAGTCCGCCGTGCACTCGCACATGACCAACACCCTGAACACCCCGGTGGAGGCCCTGGAATACGCCTACCCCTTCCGCGTCCGCGAATACGCCATCCTGCGCGGCACGGGCGGCCGGGGACGACACCACGGCGGCGACGGCCTGGTCCGCGAGATCGAACTGCTGGCCGACGCCGAGGTCACGGTCCTGTCCGAACGACGCACCCGCGCCCCATTTGGCGTGCACGGCGGCGAACCAGGCGCCCCCGGCCGCAACATGGTCGTCTCCGGCAACCAGACCCGCCTCGAGCCCGGCAAGTTCCACCGCGCCCTCAGGGCCGGGGACCGCGTGCGCATGGAAACTCCCGGCGGGGGCGGATTCGGCGAACCCGATCCGGATTGA
- the tsaB gene encoding tRNA (adenosine(37)-N6)-threonylcarbamoyltransferase complex dimerization subunit type 1 TsaB: MPKTTRPHDLTLVLSGPEERLQLVLGQPGPDGPLSGMPLLASRQWTVPGQTVRFLAPGLRGLLDEFGLDVADLARIACVRGPGSFTGLRLVLAAAEGVAAGLSLPLAGLDYLPLLAAGPGPLLTGPLHVLTYARRGLVYMQSFRCPDLAEIAPLDALTLEQAGERMAGFGPDAHLMGSALRKNPAFFADLAQANPGYVPLNAAFDNPAPEILLETAARATFAHDSIEPIYVRPSDAEADLDHIAAQRGLDPDEARRKLEALRRA; the protein is encoded by the coding sequence ATGCCCAAGACCACCCGCCCGCACGACCTGACCCTGGTCCTGTCCGGGCCCGAGGAGCGCCTCCAGCTCGTCCTGGGCCAGCCCGGCCCCGACGGGCCGCTCTCCGGCATGCCCCTGCTCGCCTCGCGCCAGTGGACCGTGCCCGGCCAGACCGTGCGCTTCCTGGCTCCGGGCCTGCGCGGTCTGCTCGACGAGTTCGGCCTGGACGTCGCGGACCTGGCGCGCATCGCCTGCGTGCGCGGCCCCGGCAGCTTCACCGGCCTGCGCCTCGTCCTGGCCGCGGCCGAGGGCGTGGCCGCCGGGCTGTCCCTGCCCCTGGCCGGGCTCGACTACCTGCCGCTCCTGGCCGCCGGTCCCGGTCCCCTGCTGACCGGCCCGCTCCACGTCCTGACCTACGCCCGGCGCGGCCTGGTCTACATGCAGTCCTTCCGCTGCCCGGACCTGGCCGAGATCGCCCCCCTGGACGCCCTGACCCTGGAGCAGGCCGGGGAACGCATGGCCGGATTCGGCCCGGACGCGCACCTCATGGGCTCGGCCCTGCGCAAGAATCCCGCGTTTTTCGCCGACCTGGCCCAGGCCAACCCCGGCTACGTCCCGCTGAATGCGGCCTTCGACAACCCCGCGCCCGAGATCCTGCTGGAAACGGCCGCCAGGGCGACCTTCGCCCACGACTCCATCGAGCCCATCTACGTGCGCCCGTCCGACGCCGAGGCCGACCTGGACCACATCGCGGCCCAGCGCGGCCTGGACCCGGACGAGGCCCGCCGCAAACTCGAGGCCCTGCGCCGGGCCTAG
- the rseP gene encoding RIP metalloprotease RseP, translating to MITSTIAIVLVLGGLIFFHELGHFVVARIFGMGVKAFSLGFGPKMVGFTSGKTDYKISWIPLGGYVALAGEQGEEETDFPDDKLFSHRPAWQRLCVVAAGPFFNFLLAFLIYWFLALAQGQGVVLPLVGGVLPDSPAAAAGFVKGDMITTIDGAPVNSWTRMVEIIRAAEGKPLQVAVDRAGEKLTLTVTPQVNTFKDLFGKDVTVPMVGINQSGQMRYEPIEGIGAWPALRQTWYMSEVVVKGFLSIIERLIPVESVGGPIMLAQMVHESAQNGLFALLGMMAIISINLAIINLLPIPVLDGGHILFFALEIVFRRPLNERWKAMSMRVGLLILLLIMSLAIFNDVRRLLG from the coding sequence ATGATCACGAGCACCATCGCCATTGTCCTGGTACTGGGCGGACTTATCTTCTTCCACGAACTGGGGCATTTCGTCGTGGCCCGGATCTTCGGCATGGGGGTCAAGGCGTTCTCGCTGGGCTTCGGGCCCAAGATGGTCGGCTTCACCTCGGGCAAGACCGACTACAAGATCTCCTGGATTCCGCTGGGCGGCTACGTGGCCCTGGCGGGCGAACAGGGCGAGGAGGAGACGGACTTTCCCGACGACAAGCTCTTCTCCCACCGCCCGGCCTGGCAGCGTCTGTGCGTGGTCGCCGCCGGTCCCTTCTTCAATTTCCTGCTGGCCTTCCTGATCTACTGGTTCCTGGCGTTGGCCCAGGGCCAGGGCGTGGTCCTGCCCCTGGTGGGCGGGGTCCTGCCCGACTCCCCGGCCGCCGCCGCCGGATTCGTCAAGGGCGACATGATCACGACCATCGACGGCGCGCCCGTGAACTCCTGGACCCGGATGGTCGAGATCATCCGCGCGGCCGAGGGCAAGCCCCTGCAGGTGGCCGTTGACCGCGCGGGCGAGAAGCTGACCCTGACCGTCACCCCGCAGGTGAACACCTTCAAGGACCTGTTCGGCAAGGACGTCACCGTGCCCATGGTCGGCATCAACCAGTCCGGCCAGATGCGCTACGAACCCATCGAGGGCATCGGGGCCTGGCCCGCGCTGCGCCAGACCTGGTACATGTCCGAGGTGGTGGTCAAAGGGTTCCTGTCCATCATCGAACGGCTCATCCCGGTGGAATCCGTGGGCGGGCCGATCATGCTCGCCCAGATGGTCCACGAGTCCGCCCAGAACGGCCTCTTCGCCCTGCTCGGCATGATGGCGATCATCTCCATCAACCTGGCGATCATCAACCTCCTGCCCATCCCGGTGCTGGACGGCGGCCACATCCTGTTCTTCGCCCTGGAGATCGTCTTCCGCAGGCCGCTCAACGAACGGTGGAAGGCCATGTCCATGCGCGTGGGCCTGCTCATCCTGCTCCTGATCATGTCGCTGGCCATCTTCAACGACGTGCGCAGGCTCCTGGGCTAG
- the dxr gene encoding 1-deoxy-D-xylulose-5-phosphate reductoisomerase — protein sequence MKTYISAWPATVPSPPFPRRLVILGATGSIGDSALKVVAGHPERFTVTALAGGRNGRKLAALCARFRPQYAAVLDDAARTEFLDNLPGDYAPELLVGPEAFDRLAALDEADLILSAIVGAAGFAPTLAAARAGKMIGLANKESLVLGGHLIRAACRASGAVILPVDSEHNALFQGLAGHGRDEEIARLILTASGGPFRGKDRAFLETVTREQALAHPNWSMGAKISVDSATLLNKGLELIEACHLYGLPPDRVDVVVHPQSIVHSLVEYVDGSQLAHMGTPDMQVPIAHCLCFPERVTVDVPRLRLAEVGRLTFEAPDLDAFPCLRLAREAFDAGPSHPIVLNAINEIAVDAFLHERIGFTDIPAMIEAGLDRHAPVDVSTPEAVLALDREVRRETEARL from the coding sequence ATGAAGACCTACATCTCCGCCTGGCCCGCCACGGTGCCGAGCCCGCCCTTCCCGCGCAGACTGGTCATCCTCGGGGCCACCGGCTCCATCGGCGACTCGGCCCTCAAGGTCGTCGCCGGACACCCGGAGCGGTTCACGGTCACGGCCCTTGCGGGCGGGCGCAACGGCCGCAAGCTGGCCGCCCTGTGCGCCCGGTTCCGGCCGCAATACGCCGCCGTGCTCGACGACGCGGCGCGCACCGAATTTCTCGACAACCTGCCGGGCGACTACGCCCCGGAACTCCTGGTCGGCCCCGAGGCCTTTGATCGCCTGGCCGCCCTGGACGAGGCGGACCTGATCCTGTCCGCCATCGTGGGGGCCGCCGGGTTCGCGCCCACCCTGGCCGCCGCCCGCGCCGGCAAGATGATCGGCCTGGCCAACAAGGAGTCCCTGGTCCTGGGCGGCCACCTCATCCGCGCCGCCTGCCGGGCGTCCGGGGCCGTGATCCTGCCCGTGGACTCCGAGCACAACGCCCTGTTCCAGGGGCTGGCCGGGCACGGCCGGGACGAGGAGATCGCGCGCCTCATCCTGACCGCTTCGGGCGGCCCGTTCCGGGGAAAGGACCGGGCATTCCTTGAAACCGTCACCCGCGAGCAGGCCCTGGCCCATCCCAACTGGAGCATGGGCGCCAAGATTTCCGTGGATTCGGCCACCCTGCTGAACAAGGGGCTGGAACTGATCGAGGCCTGCCATCTCTACGGCCTGCCCCCGGACCGGGTGGACGTGGTCGTCCATCCCCAGTCCATCGTCCACTCCCTGGTGGAGTACGTGGACGGCTCGCAACTGGCCCACATGGGCACCCCGGACATGCAGGTGCCCATCGCCCACTGCCTGTGCTTTCCCGAGCGGGTCACCGTGGACGTGCCCCGGCTCCGGCTGGCCGAGGTGGGCCGCCTGACCTTCGAGGCGCCGGACCTCGACGCCTTCCCCTGCCTGCGGCTGGCCCGCGAGGCCTTCGACGCCGGGCCGAGCCACCCCATCGTGCTCAACGCGATCAACGAAATCGCCGTGGACGCCTTCCTCCACGAGCGCATCGGCTTCACCGACATCCCGGCCATGATCGAGGCCGGACTTGACCGCCACGCCCCTGTGGACGTATCCACGCCCGAGGCGGTCCTGGCCCTGGACCGGGAGGTCCGGCGGGAAACCGAGGCCCGCCTCTAG
- a CDS encoding phosphatidate cytidylyltransferase codes for MDISPHKQRIATSAVLAILPTLALIFQGWVLFAVLALFSVLTLWEFYSMFRPGQSMTAFKSLGAAVTFLLMGAYTTGDARYPGVILALAFWASALVFLLRYNRDVATSYRHAAIFLAGLFYIPMNFHFLLFFDRLELLLVLGAAVISDTAAFYVGTWLGKRKIWPRISPKKSWAGSIGGLTACMAATFAWGLAFGLPETVWWKWLLLGAALNVAAQLGDFFESALKRSLDIKDSGTILPGHGGLLDRVDSLLLVIPCYGLISMFQPYFP; via the coding sequence ATGGATATCTCCCCGCATAAGCAACGAATCGCCACCAGCGCCGTCCTGGCCATCCTCCCGACCCTGGCCCTGATCTTTCAGGGGTGGGTCCTGTTCGCGGTTCTCGCCCTGTTCAGCGTCCTGACCCTGTGGGAGTTCTACTCCATGTTCCGGCCCGGGCAGTCCATGACCGCCTTCAAGTCCCTGGGCGCGGCCGTGACCTTCCTGCTCATGGGGGCCTACACCACGGGCGACGCCCGCTACCCCGGCGTCATCCTGGCCCTGGCCTTCTGGGCCTCGGCCCTGGTCTTCCTGCTGCGCTACAACAGGGACGTGGCCACGTCCTACCGCCACGCGGCCATTTTCCTGGCCGGGTTGTTCTACATCCCCATGAATTTCCATTTCCTGCTGTTCTTCGACCGCCTGGAGCTGCTGCTCGTCCTGGGCGCGGCGGTCATCTCCGACACCGCCGCCTTCTACGTGGGCACATGGCTCGGCAAGCGCAAGATATGGCCGCGCATCAGCCCCAAGAAGTCCTGGGCCGGGTCCATCGGCGGGCTGACCGCCTGCATGGCCGCCACCTTCGCCTGGGGCCTCGCCTTCGGCCTGCCCGAGACGGTCTGGTGGAAGTGGCTGCTCCTGGGCGCGGCCCTGAACGTGGCCGCCCAGCTCGGCGACTTCTTCGAGTCCGCCCTCAAGCGCTCCCTGGACATCAAGGACTCCGGGACCATCCTGCCCGGCCACGGCGGCCTGCTCGACCGGGTGGACAGCCTGCTCCTGGTCATCCCCTGCTACGGGCTGATCTCCATGTTCCAGCCCTATTTCCCCTAA
- the uppS gene encoding polyprenyl diphosphate synthase — MQIPTHIAVIMDGNGRWAKQRGLQRSDGHRAGTEAARAVVTRCRELGVRHLTLYTFSKENWSRPKDEVRTLFDLLTTFLKREEKSLKEQGIRLNILGEIDDMPLAVRQVLRHVMRQTAGCTDMTLNLALNYSGREEIVRAARALVAKGVPPEAVTEETFAAELWTAGQPDPDLVIRTSGELRLSNYLLFQCAYSEFYFTDIYWPDFSPAELDKAIADLNGRQRRFGKTGEQVDGA, encoded by the coding sequence ATGCAAATTCCCACCCACATAGCCGTCATCATGGACGGCAACGGCAGGTGGGCCAAACAGCGCGGGCTGCAACGATCCGACGGCCATCGGGCCGGGACCGAAGCGGCCCGCGCCGTGGTCACCCGCTGCCGCGAACTCGGCGTCCGCCATCTCACCCTGTACACCTTCTCCAAGGAGAACTGGTCACGGCCCAAGGACGAGGTTCGGACCCTGTTCGACCTGCTGACCACCTTTCTCAAGCGCGAGGAAAAGAGCCTCAAGGAACAGGGCATCCGCCTGAACATCCTGGGCGAGATCGACGACATGCCCCTGGCCGTGCGCCAGGTGCTCAGGCACGTCATGCGCCAGACCGCCGGATGCACGGACATGACCCTCAACCTGGCCCTGAACTACTCGGGCCGGGAGGAGATCGTCCGCGCGGCCAGGGCCCTGGTCGCCAAGGGCGTGCCGCCCGAGGCCGTCACCGAGGAGACCTTCGCGGCCGAGCTGTGGACCGCGGGCCAGCCCGACCCGGACCTGGTCATCCGCACCAGCGGCGAGCTGCGGCTGTCCAACTATCTCCTGTTCCAGTGCGCCTATTCCGAATTCTACTTCACGGACATCTACTGGCCGGACTTCTCCCCGGCGGAGCTGGACAAGGCCATCGCGGACCTGAACGGCCGCCAGCGCCGCTTCGGCAAAACCGGCGAACAGGTGGACGGCGCATAG
- the frr gene encoding ribosome recycling factor, translating to MKTVLDDGKKRMSGAITALDKDFSKLRTGRATTALVDSILVDYYGTPTPISQLSSVSVPDSKTITIQPWDKGAFGSVEKAIQTSDLGLNPVNDGKIIRISIPPLTEERRKELVKVAKKYTEDAKIAIRNVRRDMNDALKKMEKDKEISEDDQRRSEADVQKMTDDYVKKADEVMAAKEKEILEI from the coding sequence ATGAAAACCGTACTCGACGACGGCAAGAAACGCATGAGCGGGGCCATCACCGCCCTGGACAAGGATTTCTCCAAGCTGCGCACGGGCCGCGCCACCACCGCCCTGGTGGACTCCATCCTGGTGGACTACTACGGCACGCCCACGCCCATCAGCCAGCTCTCCTCCGTGTCCGTGCCCGACTCCAAGACCATCACCATCCAGCCCTGGGACAAGGGCGCGTTCGGTTCGGTGGAGAAGGCCATCCAGACCTCGGACCTGGGCCTGAACCCGGTCAACGACGGCAAGATCATCCGCATCTCCATCCCGCCGCTGACCGAGGAGCGCCGCAAGGAGCTGGTCAAGGTCGCCAAGAAGTACACCGAGGACGCCAAGATCGCCATCCGCAACGTGCGCCGCGACATGAACGACGCGCTCAAGAAGATGGAGAAGGACAAGGAAATCTCCGAGGACGATCAGCGCCGCAGCGAGGCCGACGTCCAGAAGATGACCGACGACTACGTCAAGAAGGCCGACGAGGTCATGGCCGCCAAGGAAAAAGAGATTCTCGAAATCTAG
- the pyrH gene encoding UMP kinase: MTKTRYSRILLKLSGEALAGEQQFGIHPEAIGQFAKEIAEVAATGLQMALVIGGGNIFRGMAASAKGMDRAQGDYMGMLATVMNALAVQDALEKNGCDTRVMTALSMADVAEPYIRRRALRHMDKGRVVICAAGTGNPYFTTDSAAALRALELKCDAIFKATKVDGVYDKDPLKYPDAVKFDTVSYMETLEKRLGVMDSTAISMARDNNLPIIVFNLYKEGNIRRAANGENIGTTVQGD; encoded by the coding sequence ATGACCAAGACGCGTTATTCGCGGATTTTGTTGAAATTAAGCGGCGAGGCCCTGGCCGGGGAGCAGCAGTTCGGCATCCACCCGGAGGCCATCGGCCAGTTCGCCAAGGAGATCGCCGAGGTGGCCGCCACCGGCCTGCAGATGGCGCTCGTCATCGGCGGCGGCAACATTTTCCGGGGCATGGCCGCCTCCGCCAAGGGCATGGACCGCGCCCAGGGCGACTACATGGGCATGCTGGCCACGGTCATGAACGCCCTGGCCGTCCAGGACGCGCTCGAAAAGAACGGCTGCGACACCCGGGTCATGACCGCCCTGTCCATGGCCGACGTGGCCGAGCCGTACATCCGCCGCCGGGCCCTGCGGCACATGGACAAGGGCCGCGTGGTCATCTGCGCCGCCGGTACCGGCAACCCCTACTTCACCACCGACTCGGCCGCCGCCCTGCGCGCGCTCGAGCTCAAGTGCGACGCCATCTTCAAGGCCACCAAGGTGGACGGCGTGTACGACAAGGACCCGCTCAAGTATCCCGACGCGGTCAAGTTCGACACGGTCTCGTACATGGAAACCCTGGAAAAACGCCTCGGCGTCATGGACTCCACCGCCATCTCCATGGCCAGGGACAACAACCTGCCGATCATCGTCTTCAACCTGTACAAGGAAGGCAACATCCGCAGAGCCGCCAACGGCGAAAACATCGGAACGACTGTTCAAGGAGACTAA
- the tsf gene encoding translation elongation factor Ts produces MSITAAQVKALREKTGAGMMDCKKALSESGGDEEKAVMYLREKGLSKAAKKAGRATSEGLVTPYVSEDGKTAVIAELLCETDFVAKGDDFQAFAAALPGKIAALDVTTGTAEDLPKEVADVTDLIAKLGENMGVGRFAKIVTDGVIGVYIHSNNKLGVIVELKGTDDAEIAKDVAMHVAAMNPACISPDELPAETLAKEKELYLKQAMDEGKPEAIAEKIVMGRLNKFYKDVCLIEQAFIKDDKQTIKQILKGGTVASFHRLALGEKAE; encoded by the coding sequence ATGTCGATCACCGCCGCACAAGTGAAGGCCCTGCGCGAGAAAACCGGCGCGGGCATGATGGATTGCAAGAAGGCCCTCAGCGAGTCCGGAGGGGACGAGGAAAAGGCCGTCATGTACCTTCGCGAGAAGGGGCTGTCCAAGGCCGCCAAGAAGGCCGGACGCGCCACCTCCGAGGGTCTGGTCACCCCCTACGTCTCCGAGGACGGCAAGACCGCCGTCATCGCCGAGCTTCTCTGCGAGACCGACTTCGTCGCCAAGGGTGACGACTTCCAGGCCTTCGCCGCCGCCCTGCCCGGCAAGATCGCCGCGCTGGACGTGACCACCGGCACCGCCGAAGACCTGCCCAAGGAGGTCGCCGACGTGACCGACCTGATCGCCAAGCTGGGCGAGAACATGGGCGTGGGCCGCTTCGCCAAGATCGTCACCGACGGCGTCATCGGCGTGTACATCCACTCCAACAACAAGCTGGGCGTCATCGTGGAGCTCAAGGGCACCGACGACGCCGAGATCGCCAAGGACGTGGCCATGCACGTGGCCGCCATGAACCCGGCCTGCATCTCCCCCGACGAGCTGCCCGCCGAGACCCTGGCCAAGGAGAAGGAGCTGTACCTCAAGCAGGCCATGGACGAGGGCAAGCCCGAAGCCATCGCCGAGAAGATCGTCATGGGTCGGCTGAACAAGTTCTACAAGGACGTCTGCCTGATCGAGCAGGCCTTCATCAAGGACGACAAGCAGACCATCAAGCAGATCCTCAAGGGCGGCACCGTGGCCAGCTTCCATCGCCTGGCTCTCGGTGAAAAGGCCGAGTAA